The following are encoded together in the Tepidiforma bonchosmolovskayae genome:
- a CDS encoding DUF3048 domain-containing protein encodes MGGMRNVTGPRLLIIAGAGLAAIVAAVIVAVVISGGGGSASTDGAPSPSLTAAATAAATSAAAPSPTPAESPYAGILDGAPMTAEEWAARKDLLPLAVMFDNTPNAVPHHGIGDADLVYEALVEGGITRLMAVFWRRDPALLMPVRSARTPFVIWVDELGALYSHAGGATTSNEANAVGQIIDWGIRDLDAFKPGSNAAYYRDSSRYAPYNLATTGERLRAAAAALGFAGPPTVEPWTFRNPSDPPQGVPAAGIQVDFSGRLYTWQLIQWRWDASRRAYGRFQFGGPAVDGNTGQQLFFTTVIVMRVNAAVVDEAGHVLLEQVGEGPATVFTGGRAIEGTWRKPDRKARTRFYDASGSEIAFERGPIFVEVIPQQGAFTFTANADDLPELPKYVPPPPAPGPSEDETVPAPEPTAEPTATPTPSSPAPTPAQPPAATPTGTAPAETPAAPPTSPAAAQPSPSPAPGR; translated from the coding sequence ATGGGGGGAATGCGAAACGTCACAGGACCGCGCCTGCTCATCATCGCGGGCGCCGGGCTCGCAGCAATCGTTGCCGCAGTCATCGTAGCGGTCGTCATCTCCGGGGGCGGCGGGTCAGCCTCCACTGATGGCGCTCCCAGCCCGTCGCTGACTGCGGCGGCCACCGCCGCTGCCACGTCCGCCGCTGCTCCCTCGCCGACCCCGGCCGAGTCGCCCTACGCCGGCATCCTCGACGGTGCTCCGATGACGGCCGAGGAGTGGGCCGCCCGGAAAGACCTGCTCCCGCTCGCTGTGATGTTTGACAACACTCCGAACGCCGTCCCGCACCACGGCATCGGCGACGCCGACCTTGTCTACGAAGCCCTCGTCGAAGGCGGCATCACGCGCCTCATGGCCGTCTTCTGGCGGCGCGACCCAGCCCTGCTCATGCCTGTCCGCTCCGCGCGTACGCCGTTCGTCATCTGGGTCGACGAACTCGGGGCCCTTTACAGCCACGCCGGGGGCGCCACCACGTCGAACGAGGCCAACGCCGTCGGCCAGATCATCGACTGGGGCATCCGCGACCTCGACGCCTTCAAGCCGGGGTCGAACGCGGCCTATTACCGCGACTCCTCCCGCTACGCGCCGTACAACCTTGCGACGACGGGCGAACGGCTCCGGGCTGCCGCCGCGGCGCTCGGCTTCGCCGGCCCGCCGACCGTGGAGCCGTGGACGTTCCGGAACCCCTCCGATCCGCCGCAGGGTGTCCCTGCGGCCGGCATCCAGGTCGACTTCTCCGGCCGGCTCTACACCTGGCAGCTCATCCAGTGGAGATGGGATGCGTCCCGCAGGGCCTACGGCCGCTTCCAGTTCGGCGGCCCCGCCGTCGATGGGAATACCGGCCAGCAGCTCTTCTTCACCACCGTCATCGTCATGCGTGTCAATGCCGCGGTCGTCGATGAAGCGGGTCATGTCCTGCTTGAGCAGGTCGGTGAGGGCCCGGCCACGGTCTTCACCGGCGGCCGCGCCATCGAAGGCACCTGGCGCAAGCCCGACCGCAAGGCGCGCACCCGCTTCTACGACGCGTCCGGCAGCGAAATCGCGTTCGAGCGCGGCCCCATCTTTGTCGAAGTCATCCCCCAGCAGGGAGCCTTCACCTTCACGGCGAATGCGGACGACCTGCCCGAGCTGCCGAAGTATGTCCCACCCCCGCCGGCGCCCGGCCCGTCAGAAGACGAGACCGTGCCTGCCCCGGAGCCGACCGCAGAACCGACCGCCACGCCGACGCCGTCTTCGCCGGCGCCAACCCCGGCGCAGCCGCCCGCCGCAACGCCAACGGGCACAGCGCCGGCGGAAACGCCGGCTGCCCCGCCGACATCCCCGGCTGCGGCGCAGCCGTCGCCGAGCCCGGCGCCCGGCCGCTGA
- the rplU gene encoding 50S ribosomal protein L21 → MEAIVRADGRQLRLVEGQEFEVSRIDGEPGDIVDLDVMMVLDGPNVTVGTPLVEGAKVRARITQHGRAPKLVFMKYKNKVRYRRKLGHRQPVTRLVVESITKG, encoded by the coding sequence ATGGAAGCGATCGTTCGCGCCGATGGGCGCCAGTTGCGCCTCGTCGAGGGGCAGGAATTCGAAGTGAGCCGGATCGACGGCGAGCCCGGCGACATTGTGGACCTCGATGTCATGATGGTCCTCGATGGGCCGAATGTGACGGTCGGGACGCCGCTGGTGGAGGGTGCGAAGGTGCGCGCCCGGATCACCCAGCACGGCCGTGCGCCGAAGCTCGTCTTCATGAAGTACAAGAACAAGGTCCGCTACCGGCGCAAGCTCGGGCACCGGCAGCCGGTGACCCGGCTCGTCGTCGAGTCGATCACGAAGGGGTAG
- a CDS encoding HAD-IB family phosphatase: MANLICLDFDDTIVLDNTARQLFERFAAPGWRELEARYRAGEFSVEQYNAAALDLVEADDATLRAFALETARLRPGFLELIDWATWNDWLPVVVSNGFDLYVDPVLDAHRLDRLVRHCGRTWFAYRWRVRYDSPRGVELQEGFKLAYARAFRDLGDFVVYIGDGASDIAAARLAPVVFARSTLRERLEGEHPQLYPFETFYDVIAVLEQEAPRWYASSSSTTPAEG, encoded by the coding sequence GTGGCGAACCTCATCTGCCTCGACTTCGACGACACCATCGTCCTCGACAATACCGCCCGCCAGCTCTTCGAGCGCTTCGCTGCGCCCGGATGGCGCGAGCTCGAGGCCCGCTACCGTGCGGGAGAATTCTCGGTCGAGCAGTACAACGCCGCCGCGCTCGACCTCGTGGAGGCCGACGATGCGACGCTCCGCGCCTTCGCGCTCGAAACGGCCCGGCTCCGGCCCGGCTTCCTCGAGCTGATCGACTGGGCCACCTGGAACGACTGGCTGCCGGTCGTCGTCAGCAACGGCTTCGACCTCTATGTCGACCCGGTGCTCGATGCCCACCGCCTCGACCGGCTGGTCCGGCACTGCGGGCGCACCTGGTTCGCCTACCGGTGGCGGGTCCGTTACGACAGCCCCCGCGGGGTCGAGCTCCAGGAGGGGTTCAAGCTCGCCTACGCCCGCGCCTTCCGCGATCTCGGCGACTTCGTCGTCTACATCGGCGACGGCGCCAGCGACATCGCCGCTGCCCGGCTCGCCCCGGTCGTCTTCGCGCGCAGCACCCTCCGCGAGCGGCTCGAAGGCGAACACCCGCAGCTCTACCCGTTCGAAACGTTCTACGACGTCATCGCCGTGCTCGAACAGGAGGCCCCCCGGTGGTACGCATCCTCCTCCTCTACGACTCCAGCGGAGGGCTGA
- a CDS encoding D-2-hydroxyacid dehydrogenase, giving the protein MPVLLVSPYIARTYRQAIEAAWPGLELIVLPDDPAARLPAEVLERIDFAYFSGDVYPEYSRSFFAATQGAPNLRWLHTFNAGVDNPVFRRFLDRGVVLSTSSGSTAQPIAQSVIGGMLMLARPFLRWADAQRRRAWEPVPASEAPADLAGQRMTVVGLGAIGSEVARLARAFGLEVTGVRRSPRREGDPVERVVPPGELPALARETDWLVLACPLTEETRGLVSRDVLAALPRGACLLNVARGEVVDEAALIEALATGHLGGAYLDVFTTEPLPPDSPLWGLPNVIISPHNSAVAAGNERRATEGYFLPNLARMRAGQPLVNEVRS; this is encoded by the coding sequence ATGCCAGTGCTGCTCGTTTCCCCGTACATCGCGCGCACTTACCGGCAGGCCATCGAGGCGGCATGGCCGGGCCTGGAACTCATCGTGCTGCCGGATGACCCGGCGGCCCGGCTGCCGGCTGAGGTGCTGGAACGGATCGACTTCGCGTACTTTTCCGGCGATGTGTATCCGGAGTACTCGCGGTCGTTTTTCGCAGCGACGCAGGGCGCACCGAACCTGCGCTGGCTGCACACGTTCAATGCCGGTGTGGACAACCCGGTGTTCCGCCGCTTTCTCGACCGCGGGGTGGTGCTCTCGACCTCGTCCGGTTCGACGGCGCAGCCAATCGCGCAATCGGTCATCGGCGGGATGCTGATGCTCGCGCGGCCGTTCCTGCGCTGGGCCGACGCGCAGCGGCGCCGGGCCTGGGAGCCGGTGCCGGCCAGCGAAGCGCCCGCCGACCTCGCCGGGCAGCGGATGACGGTCGTCGGCCTTGGAGCGATCGGGAGCGAGGTCGCGCGGCTGGCGCGGGCGTTCGGGCTCGAGGTCACGGGAGTGCGGCGAAGTCCGCGGCGGGAGGGCGACCCGGTGGAGCGGGTCGTTCCGCCCGGGGAGCTGCCTGCGCTCGCCCGGGAGACCGACTGGCTCGTCCTTGCCTGCCCGCTGACCGAAGAGACGCGGGGCCTCGTGAGCCGCGACGTGCTGGCGGCTCTTCCGCGGGGGGCGTGCCTGCTGAACGTGGCGAGGGGCGAGGTGGTGGACGAAGCGGCCCTGATTGAGGCGCTCGCGACGGGCCACCTCGGCGGCGCATACCTGGACGTCTTTACGACGGAGCCGTTGCCGCCCGACTCGCCGCTGTGGGGGCTGCCGAACGTAATCATTTCGCCGCACAACTCGGCCGTCGCTGCCGGGAACGAACGCCGGGCGACGGAGGGGTACTTCCTGCCGAACCTTGCGCGGATGCGGGCCGGGCAGCCCCTGGTGAACGAGGTGCGGAGCTAA
- a CDS encoding ATP-dependent 6-phosphofructokinase produces the protein MKRLGILTSGGDAPGMNAAIRAAVRTATRLGVQMVGYLDGYSGLVRGAFVELDDRAVGNIIQRGGTILGTSRCPEFLDSEVRAQAANQMKLDGIDGLIVIGGDGSFRGALALQDECGVAVAGLPGTIDNDVWGTEESIGFDTAVNTALLAIDQLRDTGESTGMMFFVEVMGRTSGAIALHTAVAGGAAGVVVPEAHAEIDLVIERIRETMAKGKRSHIIVVAEGDEAGGAFGVAPIIGKALDRPYRVVVLGHTQRGGRPTMRDRLVASEGGAMAVEALVAGRTGVMIGRQGGRSVEVNLRDVVKNGHPPVNTDLLRLAQQLSG, from the coding sequence ATGAAGCGACTTGGAATCCTGACCAGCGGCGGCGATGCGCCGGGGATGAACGCAGCGATCCGGGCGGCCGTGCGGACGGCGACCCGGCTCGGCGTCCAGATGGTGGGCTACCTCGACGGGTACTCCGGGCTCGTCCGGGGGGCCTTCGTCGAACTGGACGACCGCGCCGTGGGGAACATCATCCAGCGCGGCGGGACAATCCTCGGGACCTCGCGGTGCCCCGAGTTCCTTGACTCGGAGGTCCGGGCCCAGGCAGCGAATCAGATGAAGCTGGACGGCATCGACGGGCTCATCGTCATTGGCGGGGATGGGAGTTTCCGGGGAGCGCTGGCACTGCAGGACGAATGCGGTGTGGCCGTCGCCGGGCTGCCGGGCACGATCGACAACGATGTCTGGGGCACGGAGGAGTCGATCGGGTTCGATACCGCGGTCAACACGGCGCTGCTGGCAATCGACCAGCTGCGCGACACCGGCGAATCGACGGGGATGATGTTCTTCGTTGAGGTGATGGGACGGACGAGCGGGGCGATTGCGCTGCACACGGCGGTGGCGGGGGGCGCAGCGGGCGTGGTGGTGCCGGAGGCGCATGCAGAGATTGACCTCGTCATCGAGCGAATTCGGGAGACGATGGCGAAAGGGAAGCGGAGCCACATCATCGTGGTCGCGGAGGGCGACGAGGCAGGCGGCGCGTTCGGTGTCGCGCCGATCATCGGCAAGGCGCTCGACCGGCCGTACCGGGTCGTGGTGCTCGGGCACACCCAGCGAGGCGGGCGTCCGACGATGCGCGACCGCCTGGTTGCCTCAGAGGGCGGGGCGATGGCCGTCGAGGCGCTCGTGGCGGGCCGCACGGGCGTCATGATCGGGCGGCAGGGCGGCCGGTCGGTCGAGGTGAATCTCCGGGACGTCGTCAAGAATGGGCACCCGCCCGTGAACACCGACCTCCTCCGTCTCGCCCAGCAGCTTTCCGGGTAA
- the rpmE gene encoding 50S ribosomal protein L31, with the protein MKAGIHPQYVDAVIHCSCGNEIRTRSTKPTIHIDVCNVCHPFFTGEQRIVDTAGRVERFNRRYQRG; encoded by the coding sequence ATGAAGGCTGGGATTCACCCGCAGTACGTGGACGCCGTCATCCACTGCTCGTGCGGCAACGAGATCCGGACGCGGTCGACGAAGCCGACGATTCATATTGACGTTTGCAATGTGTGCCACCCGTTCTTCACGGGCGAGCAGCGCATCGTCGACACGGCCGGCCGGGTGGAGCGGTTCAACCGGCGGTACCAGCGCGGCTAA
- the bcp gene encoding thioredoxin-dependent thiol peroxidase → MTMPEAGTPAPPFTLPDQDGKPVSLAEFKGKWVVLYFYPKDDTPGCTKEACSFRDSHAALQAKGAVVLGVSGDSSTSHRKFADKYGLPFPLLADTDHAVARAYGAWGTKKMYGKEYEGLIRSTVVIDPEGKVAKTWPKVKPDAHGAEVLAWLEANAT, encoded by the coding sequence ATGACAATGCCCGAAGCCGGCACGCCGGCGCCGCCCTTTACCCTGCCCGACCAGGACGGAAAGCCGGTCTCCCTTGCGGAATTCAAGGGGAAGTGGGTGGTGCTCTACTTCTACCCCAAGGACGACACACCCGGGTGCACGAAAGAGGCGTGCAGCTTCCGCGATAGCCATGCCGCGCTCCAGGCGAAGGGCGCCGTCGTGCTCGGGGTGAGCGGCGACAGCAGCACTTCGCACCGGAAGTTTGCCGACAAGTACGGCCTGCCGTTCCCGCTGCTGGCCGATACCGACCATGCCGTGGCCCGGGCGTACGGGGCGTGGGGCACGAAGAAGATGTACGGCAAGGAGTACGAGGGGCTGATCCGGTCGACGGTGGTCATCGACCCCGAGGGGAAGGTGGCGAAGACCTGGCCGAAGGTGAAGCCGGACGCTCACGGCGCAGAGGTGCTGGCCTGGCTGGAGGCCAACGCAACGTAA
- a CDS encoding flavodoxin family protein: protein MVRILLLYDSSGGLTARLADAVEAGIRDAGGECLRRTVETALPADLLACDGLVVGSPNWSGITGRLKAWFDASGDLWESGELAGLPAGAFTAGYSRSAGTEATLLQLLHLLLAHGMVVVGLPWSERMRRSGSYYGATAHGEVTPDDEAQARALGARVTAFARRLRAAPP, encoded by the coding sequence GTGGTACGCATCCTCCTCCTCTACGACTCCAGCGGAGGGCTGACCGCCCGCCTTGCCGACGCCGTCGAAGCCGGCATCCGCGACGCCGGCGGGGAATGCCTGCGCCGGACGGTCGAAACCGCCCTGCCCGCCGACCTCCTCGCCTGCGACGGCCTCGTCGTCGGCTCGCCGAACTGGAGCGGCATCACCGGCCGCCTGAAGGCCTGGTTCGATGCCTCCGGCGACCTCTGGGAGTCGGGCGAACTTGCCGGGCTCCCGGCAGGGGCGTTCACTGCCGGCTACTCCCGCTCGGCCGGCACGGAAGCCACCCTCCTGCAGCTGCTCCACCTGCTCCTCGCGCACGGCATGGTCGTCGTCGGGCTCCCCTGGAGCGAACGGATGCGGCGGTCCGGCTCCTACTACGGCGCCACCGCCCATGGCGAGGTTACCCCGGACGACGAAGCGCAGGCCCGGGCCCTCGGAGCCCGCGTCACCGCCTTCGCGCGGCGCCTCCGGGCGGCTCCCCCGTAG
- a CDS encoding DUF1385 domain-containing protein — MAAEPAQVYYGGQAVIEGVMIRGPEHMAVAVRHPNGHIITHSERLSGIYTGRSRRIPLLRGVVVLWETLALGMRALNFSSRIAFEEEDEDGQPVEFPEKAFLGTMLLALIFVVAVFFAAPILLAHLLERWDVARAWVVLAEGVVRLGLFVGYIAAIGLLPDIRRVFQYHGAEHMTIHAYEAGRPLTVAEVRRFPKEHQRCGTSFLLVVVLVALVTFFVFDLLVDEGLLVRVASRIVLIPVVAGVSYELLRFGARYRENGLVRALFAPNIALQALTTKVPDDSQVEVAIAAFEATLEAAGPGRGAPAP, encoded by the coding sequence ATGGCAGCAGAGCCGGCGCAGGTGTACTACGGAGGCCAGGCGGTCATCGAAGGGGTGATGATCCGCGGCCCGGAGCACATGGCGGTTGCGGTCCGGCACCCGAATGGCCACATCATCACCCACTCCGAACGGCTGAGCGGCATCTACACCGGCCGGAGCCGCCGGATTCCGCTGCTGCGGGGCGTGGTGGTGCTGTGGGAAACGCTGGCCCTGGGTATGCGGGCACTCAATTTCTCCTCGCGGATCGCCTTCGAAGAGGAGGACGAGGACGGCCAGCCGGTCGAGTTCCCCGAGAAGGCGTTCCTCGGGACGATGCTGCTGGCGCTGATCTTCGTGGTCGCGGTGTTCTTCGCGGCCCCTATCCTCCTCGCGCACCTGCTCGAGCGGTGGGACGTGGCGCGTGCATGGGTGGTGCTGGCGGAGGGCGTGGTGCGGCTGGGGCTGTTCGTGGGGTACATCGCCGCAATCGGGCTGCTTCCGGATATCCGGCGGGTATTCCAGTACCACGGCGCCGAGCACATGACGATCCACGCGTACGAGGCGGGCCGTCCGCTGACGGTGGCCGAGGTGCGGCGGTTCCCGAAGGAGCACCAGCGGTGCGGCACGAGCTTCCTGCTGGTGGTGGTGCTGGTGGCGCTGGTGACGTTCTTCGTATTCGACCTGCTGGTCGATGAAGGGCTGCTGGTGCGGGTGGCTTCGCGCATTGTGCTCATCCCGGTGGTGGCCGGTGTGAGCTACGAGCTCCTGCGGTTCGGGGCGCGCTACCGGGAGAACGGGCTGGTGCGGGCGCTGTTTGCACCGAACATCGCGCTCCAGGCGCTGACGACGAAGGTGCCGGATGACAGCCAGGTCGAAGTTGCGATTGCGGCGTTCGAGGCGACGCTGGAGGCGGCCGGGCCGGGCCGGGGGGCGCCGGCGCCGTAG
- a CDS encoding DNA polymerase Y family protein, protein MDFACIQVPWFAIAVARRENPQLAGRPVVVGGAPEEHAEVTACSPEAMAAGVAPGMSLRRALALCPGAVFLPLAASVLRAEADRLAALLRERSPVVEEAGQGHLHCEIRGLPELLGLGTATYLAQLRESLAGETGLPVLAGAATTVFAAHAACSALGLGIGVAGDRGGPRQSISVVPGREREFLAHLPVEVLPVEPAMHQRLRLFGIERLAQVGALPLSAMQAQFGPAGRRAWELANGRDSSRLQPAQEELRVTEEVELPAPAVSQAALLAGSEAVLARAFGREEVAGRAVRIVTWWAGLEDSTRVSRRLAFREPTADPRHALFVLRSKVEALRLPAPALSVGVELAGICSEYAHQQLLWSSGRGRQRELDDAIAQLHARAGEPQVYRIVEVQPWSRIPERQAALVAYGS, encoded by the coding sequence ATGGACTTCGCCTGCATCCAGGTCCCCTGGTTCGCGATTGCGGTTGCGCGGCGGGAGAACCCGCAGCTTGCGGGGCGCCCGGTGGTCGTGGGGGGCGCACCGGAGGAGCATGCAGAGGTGACGGCCTGCTCGCCGGAGGCGATGGCCGCAGGGGTTGCGCCGGGGATGAGCCTGCGGCGGGCGCTGGCGCTCTGCCCGGGCGCGGTCTTCTTGCCGCTGGCGGCATCGGTGCTCCGGGCGGAGGCCGACCGGCTGGCGGCCCTGCTGCGCGAGCGGAGCCCGGTGGTGGAGGAGGCAGGCCAGGGACACCTGCACTGCGAAATCCGGGGGCTGCCCGAACTCCTGGGACTGGGGACGGCGACGTACCTTGCGCAGCTGCGGGAGAGCCTTGCCGGGGAGACCGGACTCCCGGTGCTGGCCGGGGCAGCAACGACCGTGTTCGCAGCCCACGCCGCCTGCAGCGCGCTCGGGCTCGGTATCGGCGTTGCCGGCGACCGGGGCGGGCCGCGCCAGTCGATCTCGGTGGTGCCGGGGCGGGAGCGGGAGTTCCTAGCCCACCTGCCGGTCGAGGTGCTGCCGGTGGAGCCGGCGATGCACCAGCGGCTGCGGCTGTTCGGCATCGAGCGGCTGGCGCAGGTTGGCGCGCTGCCGCTTTCGGCGATGCAGGCGCAGTTCGGACCGGCAGGCCGGCGGGCGTGGGAGCTGGCGAACGGCCGCGACAGTTCGCGGCTTCAGCCCGCGCAGGAGGAGCTGCGGGTGACGGAGGAGGTCGAGCTGCCGGCGCCGGCGGTTTCGCAGGCGGCGCTGCTTGCCGGAAGCGAGGCGGTGCTCGCGCGGGCGTTCGGGAGGGAGGAGGTCGCAGGGCGGGCCGTGCGCATCGTCACGTGGTGGGCCGGGCTGGAGGACAGCACGCGGGTGAGCCGCCGGCTTGCGTTCCGTGAGCCAACCGCCGACCCGCGGCATGCGCTGTTCGTGCTGCGGTCGAAAGTGGAGGCGCTGCGACTGCCGGCGCCGGCGCTGAGCGTGGGCGTCGAGCTCGCGGGCATCTGCAGCGAGTACGCGCACCAGCAGCTGCTGTGGAGTTCGGGCCGCGGGCGCCAGCGGGAGCTCGACGATGCGATTGCGCAGCTGCATGCGCGGGCCGGTGAGCCGCAGGTGTACCGCATCGTGGAGGTGCAGCCATGGTCACGGATTCCGGAGCGCCAGGCGGCGCTCGTGGCCTACGGTTCCTGA
- a CDS encoding helix-turn-helix domain-containing protein, with product MASVTPFDDYYDLVEAARELAIHPQSLRRLIKQNKIPATMFAGKYLIERDKLEMFKSNYDPRPGRKPIRRLL from the coding sequence ATGGCCTCGGTAACACCGTTCGACGACTACTACGACCTCGTAGAGGCGGCCCGCGAGCTCGCCATCCACCCGCAGAGCCTCAGGCGGCTCATCAAACAGAACAAGATCCCGGCGACGATGTTTGCGGGGAAGTACCTGATCGAGCGGGACAAGCTCGAGATGTTCAAGAGCAACTACGACCCGCGGCCCGGGCGAAAGCCGATCCGGCGCCTGCTCTAG
- the rpmA gene encoding 50S ribosomal protein L27, with translation MAHKKGVGSSKNGRDSNSKRLGVKHFDGEVVKPGAIIIRQKGTRFHPGANVGLGRDYTIYSLIDGRVKFEPFAKGRRKKVSVYALESA, from the coding sequence ATGGCGCACAAAAAGGGTGTCGGCAGCTCGAAGAACGGGCGTGACAGCAACAGCAAGCGGCTGGGCGTGAAGCACTTCGATGGCGAGGTGGTGAAGCCGGGCGCAATCATCATCCGCCAGAAGGGCACGCGGTTCCACCCGGGCGCGAACGTCGGGCTGGGCCGCGACTACACGATTTACTCGCTCATCGATGGCCGCGTGAAGTTCGAGCCGTTCGCGAAGGGGCGGCGCAAGAAGGTCAGCGTCTACGCGCTCGAGAGCGCGTGA
- a CDS encoding THUMP-like domain-containing protein: MRLERAKYLASAAGQEALASLPGEWTAEDPVRVAARLRRRFPPEEAAALGEQLALRARMRQRFGEMPLQLATAEGLEMLTHPLVARRRAARLAALGLPVVDLTCGLGGDLCAVVETGTPAAGVEMDAATALLARVNTGGRVVIGDALRPPCDLARAAVVLDPGRRAGGARTFDPAGFSPPWDACLELLGGAAVGALKGPPGLDRAMVPGWCEYEAVQVGRDLRELTLWAGRGAAPGLRRAVLLPGGHEIDSEAPESDDVRPQVGRYVFDPESCVTRARLVRQLAAALDAWQLDERVAYLSADRAAAHPLCAAFEVLEVMPFGVKRLRELLRSRGWKPAEIRRRAFPLEPDELRRALGRVEGAEVTLICTTVGGERLVVVGRRLRPEGGKGG; the protein is encoded by the coding sequence ATGAGGCTGGAGCGGGCGAAGTACCTCGCGAGCGCGGCCGGGCAGGAGGCCCTCGCCTCCCTGCCCGGGGAGTGGACGGCAGAGGACCCGGTCCGGGTTGCGGCCCGGCTGCGCCGGCGCTTCCCGCCGGAGGAGGCGGCGGCGCTGGGCGAGCAGCTCGCGCTGCGGGCACGGATGCGGCAGCGGTTCGGCGAGATGCCTCTGCAGCTTGCGACGGCCGAGGGGCTGGAGATGCTCACGCACCCGCTGGTGGCGCGGCGGCGGGCGGCGCGGCTGGCCGCGCTCGGGTTGCCGGTTGTGGACCTCACCTGCGGACTGGGCGGCGACCTCTGCGCCGTCGTGGAGACCGGGACGCCCGCAGCCGGGGTCGAGATGGATGCTGCGACGGCGCTGCTCGCACGGGTCAACACCGGAGGCAGAGTGGTCATCGGCGATGCGCTGCGGCCGCCCTGTGACCTGGCGCGGGCGGCAGTCGTCCTCGACCCGGGCCGGCGAGCCGGCGGCGCGCGCACGTTCGATCCGGCGGGATTTTCACCGCCGTGGGACGCCTGCCTCGAGCTGCTGGGCGGGGCGGCCGTCGGGGCGCTTAAGGGGCCGCCGGGACTGGACCGGGCGATGGTCCCCGGCTGGTGCGAATACGAAGCCGTGCAGGTCGGGCGGGACCTCAGGGAGCTGACGCTCTGGGCCGGCCGCGGCGCAGCGCCGGGGCTTCGGCGCGCGGTGCTCCTCCCGGGCGGGCACGAAATCGACTCGGAAGCGCCGGAGAGCGACGACGTGCGGCCGCAGGTTGGGCGGTATGTGTTTGACCCGGAGTCGTGTGTGACGCGGGCGAGGCTCGTGCGGCAGCTGGCCGCAGCCCTCGATGCGTGGCAGCTCGACGAGCGGGTGGCGTACCTGAGCGCCGACCGGGCGGCAGCCCACCCGCTCTGCGCGGCGTTCGAAGTGCTGGAAGTGATGCCGTTCGGGGTGAAGCGGCTGCGTGAGCTGCTGCGGAGCCGCGGATGGAAGCCTGCGGAGATTCGGCGGCGGGCGTTTCCGCTGGAGCCCGACGAACTCCGGCGGGCGCTCGGCAGGGTCGAGGGCGCCGAGGTCACCCTGATCTGCACCACCGTCGGGGGCGAGCGGCTGGTCGTCGTCGGGCGGCGATTGCGCCCGGAAGGCGGCAAGGGCGGATAA